A stretch of the Pseudomonadota bacterium genome encodes the following:
- a CDS encoding TlpA disulfide reductase family protein — translation MNLKLATFRNFSLATLFILLSASALAGIEQSPAPDFTLKSAGGDNLRLSELRGEVVMINFWASWCGPCRQEMPIPSELHDKYKAMGFTVLGVNVEENSTAAKKMLQEMPVSFPVLFDNDSTVSKQYDVVAMPSTVLVDRDGKVRYLHKGYKPGLENTYVEQVRSLIKE, via the coding sequence ATGAATCTCAAACTAGCCACGTTCAGGAATTTCAGCCTTGCGACATTGTTCATTCTGTTGTCCGCGTCCGCACTCGCCGGTATCGAACAGTCCCCTGCCCCGGACTTCACACTGAAAAGCGCCGGCGGTGACAATCTGCGGCTCAGCGAGTTACGCGGCGAGGTGGTCATGATCAATTTCTGGGCGTCGTGGTGCGGTCCCTGCCGCCAGGAAATGCCGATCCCGAGCGAACTGCACGACAAGTACAAGGCAATGGGATTCACAGTGCTCGGCGTTAACGTCGAGGAGAATTCAACAGCTGCGAAGAAAATGCTGCAGGAAATGCCGGTCAGCTTCCCGGTACTGTTCGACAATGACAGCACCGTAAGCAAGCAGTATGACGTCGTGGCGATGCCGAGCACCGTGCTGGTCGATCGCGACGGCAAAGTACGCTATCTGCACAAGGGCTATAAGCCGGGCCTGGAAAATACCTATGTCGAGCAGGTGCGTAGCCTGATCAAGGAGTAA
- a CDS encoding outer membrane beta-barrel domain-containing protein: protein MESRICIFLLKSAALTLLLGLAGGCSMLRTEEPEVYSESEPVIKPGLERRTITEADIDSEDFEVGAFVGVMSIEDFGSNAVYGVRAAYHTTEDFFFELAAGTTQAGKTSYETLSGGAQLLTDSQRDLYYYNISLGYNILPGEGFIGSSYAFNSALYLIAGAGNTEFADDSHFTFDIGAGYRFLVNDWIALHIDFKDHVFESDLLGTAKYTHNLEGTLGLTAFF from the coding sequence ATGGAAAGCCGGATTTGCATTTTTCTTCTAAAGTCGGCGGCATTGACACTGCTGCTCGGCCTGGCAGGCGGTTGTTCCATGCTGCGCACCGAGGAGCCGGAGGTGTACTCGGAATCGGAACCCGTGATAAAGCCGGGGCTGGAACGGCGCACGATAACCGAGGCCGACATCGACAGCGAGGATTTCGAGGTTGGTGCCTTCGTGGGTGTAATGAGTATCGAGGATTTTGGCAGCAACGCGGTGTACGGTGTGCGCGCAGCCTATCATACGACGGAAGACTTCTTCTTCGAACTGGCAGCGGGCACCACGCAGGCCGGCAAGACGAGCTATGAAACTCTCAGCGGCGGCGCCCAGCTCCTCACCGACAGCCAGCGCGATCTCTATTATTACAATATCTCACTGGGTTACAACATCCTACCCGGTGAAGGCTTCATTGGCAGCAGCTATGCATTCAACAGTGCGCTGTACCTGATCGCGGGCGCCGGCAATACAGAGTTCGCCGACGACAGTCATTTCACATTCGATATAGGTGCCGGCTACCGCTTCCTGGTAAACGACTGGATTGCGCTGCACATCGATTTCAAGGATCACGTGTTTGAATCGGATCTGCTGGGTACCGCCAAGTATACCCATAATCTGGAAGGCACACTGGGACTGACCGCTTTCTTCTAA
- a CDS encoding DUF4266 domain-containing protein: MRLRLYGLLAMLLVLAGCGTLEPWVKPYERAHLADPIMSFERDPVSGAYITHVYQAREAARGAEGGHGGGCGCN, from the coding sequence ATGCGCCTGCGCCTTTACGGTCTACTGGCAATGCTGCTGGTCCTGGCGGGATGCGGTACGCTCGAACCATGGGTAAAGCCCTACGAGCGGGCCCATCTCGCCGATCCCATCATGAGTTTCGAACGCGATCCTGTCTCGGGCGCATATATTACGCATGTCTACCAGGCGCGCGAGGCTGCGCGCGGAGCCGAAGGCGGACATGGAGGTGGTTGTGGCTGCAACTAG
- a CDS encoding ferritin-like domain-containing protein: MANEGYHEPLDELSDETRDMHRAITSLMEELEAVDWYNQRVDACKDTELRAILAHNRDEEKEHAAMVLEWIRRRDPAFDKELKDYLFTKKEIAHG; the protein is encoded by the coding sequence ATGGCTAATGAAGGATACCACGAACCGCTCGATGAACTCTCGGATGAAACCCGCGACATGCATCGCGCCATTACCTCGCTCATGGAGGAACTGGAAGCCGTTGACTGGTACAACCAGCGGGTCGATGCGTGCAAGGACACCGAACTCAGGGCCATCCTGGCACATAACAGGGATGAGGAAAAAGAGCATGCCGCCATGGTGCTGGAATGGATTCGGCGCCGGGATCCAGCTTTTGACAAGGAGTTGAAGGACTACCTGTTCACCAAGAAGGAAATTGCGCACGGCTGA
- a CDS encoding multiheme c-type cytochrome: MDTANPVITQRLGKLLASVFLMFALMAVNSVYLVAITLLEETSGRLYQDYFYLMMFLAHLVLGLVMIVPFLWFGVGHMRRALQRPNRAAITAGIALFISALVLLLTGLLLTRFEFFELNDPDIRRIGYWIHVLSPLVVIWLFVLHRLAGPPIHWRKGLRWSGLALVFAVLMVAMQAGTGSREQAPAGIVCSPSFAHVAGTTPIPPEHLMTDATCATCHEEIARTHEHSMHRFSSMNNEAYKFSVEETRRVVLERDGSVGVSRFCAACHDPVPLFSGRFDDPGYDLEHDPTGQAGITCMACHAITQINSPRGNGDYTLADPPRYPFAFSESGLLTGINHLLIRAKPELHKKSLLKPLHRSAEFCSLCHKVSLTQEVNHYRWLRGQDHYDSFLQSGVSGHRVDSFYYPPQAIPRCSECHMPLEASDDPAARDFDSSGQHSIHSHQFPGANTGVATLANLPAAVVAAQQKQMRKAARVDIFAIKEDGHIDGALHAPLRPEVPVLQPGKRYLIEIVVRTTGMGHAMTEGTADSNELWLEVAATSGDSVIGHSGSMDASGAVDPWSYFANAYVLDRHGNRIDRRNGQDIFVALYNHQIPPGAASVVHYLLEIPADASGDITLEARLNYRKFDTTYLRYVQGDDFHCNDLPVTVLASDQVSIPLAGSGSGQAEQDRDIAVAERWNDYGIGLLREGDSGSTKGELRQAEQAFKQVESLGQGYGALNLARVYFKEGRLDEAAAALVRAGHGEQPAPPWTIAWYSALIDRQNGQLEAAIDALKTIVDNRFVLAQQRGYDFSYDTRVLNELGRTLYERARQLRAPGQQTAREQLLEAARSWFEKTLVIDPEDAAAHFNLALVYSQQDRQAHADEHRALHEKFRRDDSAIEQAVTRHRSTNAAADHAASEIAIYSLQRDAGGFTVRPGAGAVCGTARPVAGIPPDTDQTGRGSHEVTLPPLLAGEMHSGE; this comes from the coding sequence ATGGATACTGCAAATCCGGTTATCACCCAACGCCTCGGCAAGCTGCTGGCATCGGTATTCCTGATGTTCGCGCTGATGGCGGTCAATTCCGTATACCTGGTCGCGATCACGCTGTTGGAAGAAACCAGCGGTCGCCTGTACCAGGATTATTTCTACCTCATGATGTTCCTGGCACACCTGGTGCTGGGCCTGGTTATGATCGTGCCGTTCCTGTGGTTCGGGGTCGGCCACATGCGACGTGCGTTGCAACGACCGAACCGCGCCGCGATCACTGCCGGTATCGCACTGTTCATCAGCGCGCTGGTATTGCTGCTGACCGGCCTGCTGCTGACCCGATTCGAATTTTTCGAACTCAACGATCCGGACATACGGCGGATCGGTTACTGGATTCATGTCCTCAGCCCGCTCGTGGTGATTTGGCTGTTCGTGCTGCACCGGCTGGCTGGCCCTCCCATACACTGGCGCAAGGGCTTGCGCTGGTCGGGGCTCGCGCTGGTCTTTGCGGTCCTGATGGTCGCAATGCAGGCCGGTACCGGCAGCCGCGAACAGGCGCCAGCCGGGATCGTGTGCTCACCCTCGTTCGCGCATGTGGCAGGCACCACCCCGATTCCGCCGGAGCACCTGATGACGGATGCGACCTGTGCCACCTGCCATGAAGAGATTGCGCGCACGCATGAGCACAGCATGCACCGCTTCAGCTCCATGAACAACGAGGCCTACAAATTCAGCGTGGAGGAGACACGCAGGGTCGTACTCGAGCGCGACGGCTCGGTCGGCGTGTCGCGCTTTTGTGCCGCCTGCCACGATCCGGTGCCGCTGTTCAGTGGCCGCTTCGACGATCCCGGCTATGACCTGGAACATGACCCGACCGGCCAGGCCGGCATCACCTGCATGGCCTGCCATGCCATCACCCAGATCAACAGCCCGCGCGGCAATGGCGACTACACGCTGGCAGATCCGCCACGCTATCCGTTTGCCTTCAGCGAGTCCGGCCTGCTGACCGGCATCAACCACCTGCTGATACGGGCGAAACCCGAGCTGCACAAGAAGAGCCTGCTCAAGCCGCTGCACCGCTCGGCAGAGTTCTGCTCGCTCTGCCATAAAGTGAGTCTGACGCAAGAAGTGAACCACTATCGGTGGCTGCGTGGACAGGATCACTATGACAGTTTCCTGCAGAGCGGTGTCTCGGGCCACCGTGTGGACAGTTTCTACTATCCGCCGCAGGCGATCCCGCGCTGCAGCGAGTGCCACATGCCGCTCGAGGCCTCGGATGATCCGGCGGCGCGCGATTTCGACAGCAGCGGCCAGCACAGTATTCACAGCCACCAGTTTCCGGGGGCCAACACCGGCGTCGCGACGCTGGCCAACCTGCCTGCAGCAGTTGTCGCGGCCCAGCAGAAGCAGATGCGCAAGGCAGCGCGGGTCGATATCTTCGCCATCAAGGAAGACGGGCACATCGACGGTGCACTGCATGCCCCGTTACGTCCTGAAGTGCCGGTGCTGCAACCCGGCAAGCGCTACCTGATCGAAATCGTCGTCCGCACCACGGGCATGGGTCACGCCATGACCGAGGGCACCGCCGATTCGAACGAACTCTGGTTGGAGGTGGCCGCTACCAGCGGCGACAGCGTGATCGGCCACAGCGGCAGCATGGACGCCAGCGGTGCGGTCGATCCGTGGTCGTATTTCGCCAATGCCTATGTTCTGGACCGTCATGGTAACCGCATAGACCGGCGCAACGGGCAGGACATCTTCGTCGCGCTCTACAATCACCAGATCCCGCCCGGTGCCGCATCCGTGGTGCATTACCTGCTGGAAATCCCCGCTGATGCCAGCGGCGATATCACGCTGGAGGCACGCCTCAACTACCGCAAGTTCGATACGACGTACCTGCGCTACGTACAGGGTGATGATTTCCATTGCAATGATCTGCCGGTCACCGTTCTCGCGAGCGACCAAGTCAGCATACCGCTCGCCGGCAGCGGTTCCGGCCAGGCCGAGCAGGATCGGGATATTGCAGTGGCCGAACGCTGGAACGACTACGGCATCGGACTGCTGCGCGAGGGTGACAGTGGCTCGACCAAGGGCGAACTGCGCCAGGCGGAGCAGGCCTTCAAGCAGGTGGAATCGCTGGGCCAGGGGTACGGTGCGTTGAACCTGGCGCGCGTCTACTTCAAGGAAGGCCGCCTGGACGAAGCAGCCGCGGCGCTGGTGCGCGCGGGCCACGGCGAGCAGCCGGCACCGCCCTGGACCATTGCCTGGTACAGTGCCCTGATCGATCGTCAGAACGGCCAACTCGAGGCCGCTATCGATGCGCTCAAGACCATCGTCGACAACCGCTTCGTGCTCGCACAACAGCGCGGCTACGACTTCTCATATGACACCCGGGTGCTGAACGAACTGGGTCGCACTCTCTACGAGCGTGCACGCCAGCTGCGCGCCCCCGGACAACAGACGGCACGCGAACAACTGCTGGAGGCGGCACGCTCCTGGTTCGAAAAGACCCTGGTCATCGATCCGGAGGATGCGGCGGCACATTTCAACCTGGCGCTGGTCTATTCGCAGCAAGACAGGCAGGCGCACGCAGATGAGCATCGCGCGCTGCATGAAAAATTCCGCCGCGACGACAGCGCCATTGAGCAGGCCGTCACCCGCCATCGCAGCACCAACGCGGCAGCCGATCATGCGGCCTCCGAAATCGCAATCTATTCGCTGCAACGGGATGCCGGCGGCTTCACTGTCCGGCCTGGCGCCGGAGCGGTGTGCGGAACAGCACGGCCGGTAGCCGGAATACCACCTGACACAGATCAAACCGGCAGGGGTTCACATGAAGTTACACTTCCACCACTACTAGCAGGAGAAATGCACTCAGGTGAATAA
- a CDS encoding alpha/beta hydrolase yields the protein MSQRLLVLVALFLAACAGPQIQSDSNTTQAAALYPQAAVMADGYRLPLAMYRPAGKPRAIMLGLHGFNDYHNAFREPGRYLAARGILTAAYDQRGFGATEQRGIWPGRNALQQDAATVARLLCRQYPGTPLYLLGESMGGAVSIMTAQPGEDDCIQGVILVAPAIWGWQTMPLWQATVLRLAAWLFPASRVTADGLDIKPSDNIEMLRALGRDPMVIKATRIDTLYGLTGLMEEAYRNSGNVTRPVLLLYGEHDEVIPRTAMCRLLTGQSGLRDVAWRLVLYPEGYHMLTRDLQAATVLNDIAAWITGGRDAVLPSGFAVSPGGGALDVFCAGT from the coding sequence GTGAGCCAGCGCCTGTTAGTCCTCGTCGCCCTATTCCTGGCAGCATGCGCCGGGCCGCAGATCCAGTCTGATTCGAATACTACACAGGCCGCTGCCCTATATCCACAAGCAGCCGTGATGGCTGACGGCTACCGGCTGCCGCTTGCCATGTACCGCCCTGCGGGCAAGCCCCGGGCCATAATGTTGGGGCTGCATGGCTTCAATGACTACCACAATGCATTCCGCGAGCCTGGCCGCTATCTGGCTGCACGCGGCATCTTGACGGCTGCCTACGACCAGCGCGGCTTTGGCGCGACCGAACAACGTGGAATCTGGCCGGGACGGAATGCCCTGCAACAGGATGCCGCAACCGTTGCACGACTGCTGTGCCGGCAGTATCCCGGGACCCCGCTATACCTGCTCGGCGAGAGCATGGGTGGCGCGGTCAGTATCATGACCGCGCAACCGGGCGAAGATGACTGTATTCAGGGCGTAATCCTGGTTGCACCTGCGATCTGGGGATGGCAGACCATGCCGCTGTGGCAGGCAACGGTTCTCAGGCTCGCTGCGTGGTTATTCCCGGCGAGCCGGGTTACCGCTGACGGGCTTGATATCAAGCCTTCTGACAATATCGAGATGCTGCGTGCGCTCGGCCGTGACCCCATGGTTATCAAGGCGACACGTATCGACACGCTCTACGGTTTGACCGGATTGATGGAGGAGGCCTATCGCAACAGCGGTAACGTGACCCGACCTGTATTGCTGCTTTATGGCGAACACGATGAAGTCATACCACGTACTGCGATGTGTCGGTTGCTCACCGGGCAGAGTGGTCTGCGAGATGTTGCCTGGCGCCTGGTGCTGTATCCGGAGGGATATCACATGCTGACACGTGACTTGCAGGCAGCTACCGTGCTCAACGATATCGCAGCCTGGATTACCGGCGGACGGGATGCCGTGCTGCCCTCGGGATTTGCAGTGTCCCCCGGTGGCGGCGCGCTTGATGTCTTCTGTGCAGGAACCTGA
- a CDS encoding DUF3570 domain-containing protein — protein sequence MAATSLCKRLQLTAILLCTSLAADAGVLPDDRADVLYHSYEGGGVEINGPSVMVLKKIGQNVALNGNYYVDSISSASIDVVTSGASAYTEERKEFTGGADYLHGNSTISVSYTNSTENDYEANTASFGISMDMFENMTTVSMGYIRGWDTVQNNLDDTFSRDVNRQNYKLGLSQVITKDMVMELNYEGITDEGFLNNPYRTVRWYDELNNTSGTQPEMYPNTRTSSAVALRARYYLPYRAAISGEYRYFTDTWGIDAHTLEAGYTHPLAGGWTVDGHYRYYTQGAADFYSDLFPHEDAQNFLARDKELSTFSSHTFGVRLSYDFLENGWHSLERGTVNVAWDHIMFNYDDFRDLRVVSPVPGEEPFYSFAADVFQLYLSVWF from the coding sequence GTGGCTGCAACTAGCTTATGCAAGCGGCTGCAACTGACGGCCATATTACTCTGTACGTCGCTGGCAGCCGATGCAGGTGTGCTGCCAGACGACCGTGCCGACGTTCTGTATCATTCCTACGAAGGTGGCGGCGTTGAGATCAACGGTCCTTCCGTAATGGTGCTGAAAAAAATTGGGCAGAATGTTGCGCTGAATGGCAACTACTACGTCGACTCGATCAGCAGTGCTTCGATCGATGTCGTGACCAGCGGCGCCAGCGCATACACTGAGGAGCGCAAGGAGTTTACCGGCGGTGCTGATTACCTACATGGAAACTCGACAATCAGCGTGTCCTATACCAACAGCACGGAGAATGACTACGAGGCTAATACCGCGAGTTTCGGTATCAGCATGGATATGTTTGAAAACATGACGACGGTATCGATGGGTTATATTCGAGGCTGGGATACGGTCCAGAATAATCTGGATGATACATTCTCGCGCGATGTCAACCGGCAAAACTACAAACTCGGCCTGTCACAGGTCATCACCAAGGACATGGTGATGGAACTCAACTATGAAGGCATTACCGACGAGGGGTTCCTGAACAATCCCTATCGAACGGTGCGTTGGTACGATGAGCTGAACAATACTTCCGGTACCCAGCCGGAGATGTATCCCAATACCCGCACCAGCAGCGCAGTCGCTCTGCGTGCCCGTTACTACTTGCCATATCGTGCAGCCATTTCAGGTGAATACCGGTATTTCACTGACACCTGGGGCATCGATGCGCACACCCTGGAAGCGGGATATACCCACCCACTCGCAGGTGGCTGGACTGTCGACGGCCACTACCGCTATTACACGCAGGGGGCAGCCGACTTCTACAGTGATCTTTTCCCGCATGAGGATGCGCAGAATTTCCTGGCGCGTGACAAGGAGCTGAGCACCTTCAGCAGCCACACATTTGGTGTGCGCTTGAGTTACGACTTTCTCGAGAACGGCTGGCACTCGCTTGAACGCGGCACGGTAAATGTGGCCTGGGATCACATCATGTTCAATTACGACGATTTCAGGGACCTGCGGGTTGTCTCCCCTGTGCCTGGCGAGGAACCCTTCTACAGCTTTGCCGCTGACGTTTTTCAGCTGTATCTTTCGGTCTGGTTCTGA
- a CDS encoding sulfur globule protein CV1 has translation MNKVAKLVASAAIAGSAVLAASPASAWWGNDYWDGPWGYPGYWGGYPGYGGWGGYPGYGWGGYPGYGWGGYPGYGWGGYPGYGGWGYPGYGYGYPGYTYTAPTTPSTSTAK, from the coding sequence ATGAACAAGGTAGCAAAACTCGTTGCCTCTGCTGCGATCGCCGGTTCTGCCGTACTCGCGGCGAGCCCGGCCAGCGCATGGTGGGGTAACGACTATTGGGACGGTCCCTGGGGTTATCCGGGCTACTGGGGCGGTTACCCTGGCTATGGCGGCTGGGGCGGTTATCCCGGTTACGGCTGGGGCGGCTATCCCGGTTACGGCTGGGGCGGCTATCCCGGCTACGGCTGGGGCGGCTATCCCGGCTACGGCGGCTGGGGTTATCCGGGTTATGGGTATGGCTATCCCGGCTATACCTACACTGCACCGACCACACCGTCGACCAGCACCGCCAAGTAA
- a CDS encoding CRTAC1 family protein, whose translation MNNQNRPERQPHGEHIIRSAFYRSLAVILTLAAGAGGLVWYLDRGPETPAPVVESGPVVPVADDKAGEPRPPAATFADIARAAGIAFTHTNGAYGEKLIPEAIGSGVAFLDYDNDGDQDLLLVNSAWFPGQSHGTPPIQALYRNDGSGSFTDVTQESGLALTCYCMGVAVGDYDNDGWTDIYLTALGPNHLLKNTNGRFSDVTAATATAGGATDWSTAAAFVDIDNDGDLDLFVGNYVEWSREIDMEIDFRLTGVGRAIGAPNHFYGTQNRLYRNDGNATFTDITEAAGMLVRDSNTGVAVGKTLAVAPVDYDRDGLIDLFIANDTTRNFLFHNLGQGRFEEIGVLEGIAYDRNGKATGAMGIDSAWYRNDDDLAVGIGNFANEMSSLYVTAGGRPPFADEAVLEGFGPASRLALTFGLFFFDYDLDGRLDLFQANGHLETEISVVQPSQTYAQPAQLFWNCGDACRNRFQLVDSPGDISEPMVGRGAAYADIDQDGDLDIAVNQNGRTAVLFRNEQQLGHHWLRLKLVGTSANRDAIGAEVELRAGGTIQRHVVMPTRSYLSQVELPVTFGLGTDTVIDTLRITWPGGEVQTVPVGQVDTTITVTQAASLQQHD comes from the coding sequence GTGAATAACCAGAACCGCCCGGAGCGGCAACCGCACGGCGAGCACATCATCCGCAGCGCCTTCTATCGCTCGCTCGCGGTAATCCTCACACTCGCAGCCGGCGCGGGTGGGCTGGTCTGGTACCTGGATCGCGGACCGGAAACACCGGCACCTGTAGTCGAATCCGGCCCCGTTGTACCCGTGGCCGATGACAAGGCGGGGGAACCCCGTCCGCCGGCAGCAACCTTCGCGGATATCGCCCGCGCTGCTGGTATCGCGTTCACGCACACCAACGGAGCCTACGGCGAGAAACTCATTCCGGAGGCCATCGGCAGCGGTGTCGCCTTCCTGGATTACGACAACGACGGCGACCAGGATCTGCTGCTGGTTAATTCGGCCTGGTTTCCCGGACAGTCGCATGGCACGCCGCCCATCCAGGCACTTTACCGTAACGACGGCAGCGGCAGCTTCACCGACGTCACGCAGGAATCCGGGCTGGCGCTGACCTGTTACTGCATGGGTGTCGCAGTCGGCGATTACGACAACGACGGCTGGACCGACATCTATCTCACCGCGCTGGGACCGAATCACCTGCTCAAGAACACCAACGGTCGGTTCAGCGATGTCACCGCTGCAACCGCGACGGCCGGCGGTGCAACTGACTGGAGTACTGCGGCAGCCTTTGTCGATATCGACAATGACGGCGATCTTGACCTGTTCGTGGGCAACTATGTCGAGTGGTCTCGCGAGATCGACATGGAAATCGATTTCCGCCTCACCGGCGTCGGGCGAGCGATCGGCGCACCCAACCACTTCTACGGTACGCAGAACCGGTTGTACCGCAACGACGGCAATGCCACCTTCACCGACATCACGGAAGCCGCCGGCATGCTGGTGCGTGATTCCAATACGGGTGTTGCGGTCGGCAAGACACTCGCGGTCGCTCCGGTCGATTACGATCGCGATGGCCTGATCGACCTGTTCATCGCCAACGATACCACCCGCAATTTCCTCTTTCATAATCTGGGGCAGGGGAGATTCGAGGAAATCGGCGTGCTCGAGGGCATCGCATATGACCGCAACGGCAAGGCAACAGGCGCCATGGGCATCGATAGCGCATGGTATCGCAATGACGATGATCTCGCCGTCGGCATAGGCAATTTTGCCAACGAAATGAGTTCGCTGTACGTCACGGCCGGCGGCAGGCCTCCATTTGCCGACGAGGCGGTGCTCGAGGGGTTCGGACCGGCATCGCGGCTGGCACTGACCTTTGGCCTGTTCTTCTTCGACTATGACCTGGACGGGCGGCTTGACCTGTTCCAGGCCAATGGCCATCTGGAGACAGAGATCAGCGTGGTGCAACCCAGTCAGACCTATGCACAGCCTGCTCAGCTGTTCTGGAACTGCGGCGACGCCTGCCGGAACCGATTCCAGCTGGTGGATTCTCCCGGTGACATCTCGGAGCCCATGGTTGGTCGGGGCGCAGCCTACGCCGATATCGACCAGGACGGCGACCTGGATATCGCGGTAAATCAGAATGGCCGTACCGCGGTGCTGTTCCGTAACGAACAGCAGCTCGGGCATCACTGGCTGCGACTCAAGCTGGTCGGTACCAGCGCTAACCGCGATGCCATTGGCGCAGAAGTGGAGCTGCGTGCGGGTGGTACGATCCAGCGGCATGTCGTCATGCCGACACGCAGTTATCTGTCGCAGGTGGAACTGCCAGTAACCTTCGGCCTCGGTACTGACACGGTAATCGATACCCTCCGGATCACATGGCCAGGCGGCGAGGTTCAGACGGTACCGGTCGGGCAGGTGGATACCACAATCACCGTGACGCAGGCAGCTTCGCTACAGCAGCATGACTGA
- a CDS encoding tetratricopeptide repeat protein gives MTDQGLHRLLAAAIFLFVSAQEAQADALSSLPGDLAGKLEALATVATDTLDRDARDQLAQARQNVVDTVVQPHPDSEIADAYGELGSLYLVQHVYSAADVCLHNARVLAPDAFRWTYLHAYLATLNGETAAAAERYQQAQALRPDYLAVTLRLADTWRDLNEQDKALEAYRQVADSRGLEAAAAFGLGQIAMLRREHDEAILQFERALTLQPDASRIHYPLAQALRAAGRDEEARKQATQVGDRLPTFTDPLIESLQSLRLGSRSHFSQGMKAIKQRDYTGARDAFALGLAREPDDTEARISYARALYLSGDTAAAKEQLRMAHEQGPDNILAIFLLGILAEEAGETAIALKHYAQVIELDPAHAGANFYLANHHYRSGALAKALPHFAATLAADPENLAAYLAYAGALLQAGHARSEIMAVMSSALQRFPDQLPLRFLRIQMLACNDTGPGCDPGQAVVEADRLAEQSGPARRELLALAHAAAGEFEQAVAEQQALVSDAIWMMPAEISRLREALDAYQAGQIPRPETLFSWRLLQAPRTRPADVFRDYPTPKPY, from the coding sequence ATGACTGACCAGGGGCTACACCGACTGCTGGCCGCCGCCATTTTCCTGTTCGTCAGCGCACAGGAAGCGCAGGCCGATGCACTCTCGAGTCTGCCCGGCGACCTGGCGGGAAAGCTTGAGGCGCTGGCGACAGTCGCGACAGACACGCTGGATCGGGACGCACGCGACCAGCTCGCACAGGCACGCCAGAACGTAGTAGACACTGTCGTGCAGCCTCATCCCGATAGTGAAATTGCAGATGCCTACGGCGAGTTGGGCTCCCTGTATCTTGTTCAACACGTATACTCGGCTGCGGATGTCTGCCTGCATAATGCGCGCGTACTGGCACCCGACGCCTTCCGCTGGACCTACCTGCATGCTTATCTGGCCACGCTCAACGGCGAAACGGCGGCAGCTGCCGAACGTTACCAGCAGGCACAAGCGCTGCGACCTGACTATCTCGCCGTGACGTTGCGTCTGGCCGATACCTGGCGTGATCTCAATGAGCAGGACAAGGCCCTGGAGGCCTACCGGCAAGTCGCGGACAGCCGCGGCCTGGAAGCCGCGGCGGCATTCGGTCTTGGCCAGATCGCCATGCTCAGACGAGAACACGATGAGGCGATCCTGCAGTTCGAGCGGGCGCTGACGCTGCAACCTGATGCATCCCGGATCCATTACCCGCTGGCACAGGCGTTGCGTGCAGCCGGCCGCGACGAGGAAGCCCGCAAGCAGGCAACCCAGGTCGGGGACCGGCTTCCCACATTTACAGATCCGCTGATTGAAAGTCTGCAATCGCTTCGACTTGGTTCCCGCAGCCACTTCAGCCAGGGCATGAAAGCGATCAAGCAGCGGGATTACACCGGCGCCCGCGATGCCTTTGCCCTCGGGCTGGCACGGGAACCCGACGATACCGAAGCCCGCATCAGTTATGCGCGCGCCCTCTATCTGAGTGGCGACACGGCTGCGGCCAAGGAACAGCTACGCATGGCGCATGAGCAGGGCCCCGATAATATCCTTGCCATATTTTTGCTCGGAATATTGGCGGAGGAGGCCGGGGAAACCGCAATCGCACTGAAACACTACGCACAGGTCATCGAACTGGATCCCGCGCATGCCGGCGCCAACTTCTATCTGGCCAATCACCATTACCGCAGCGGAGCACTAGCCAAGGCGCTACCACACTTTGCTGCCACGCTCGCCGCAGATCCGGAGAATCTCGCAGCCTATCTGGCCTATGCAGGTGCACTGCTGCAGGCCGGACATGCCCGCAGCGAGATCATGGCGGTCATGAGCAGCGCCCTGCAACGCTTCCCCGACCAGTTACCACTGCGCTTTCTGCGCATCCAGATGCTGGCCTGCAACGACACCGGACCGGGCTGTGACCCCGGGCAGGCAGTCGTCGAGGCAGACAGGCTCGCCGAACAGTCAGGTCCGGCGCGGCGCGAGCTGCTGGCGCTGGCGCACGCCGCTGCGGGAGAATTCGAACAGGCGGTGGCCGAGCAGCAGGCGTTGGTATCGGATGCCATCTGGATGATGCCCGCGGAAATCAGCCGGCTGCGCGAGGCGCTGGACGCGTACCAGGCGGGCCAGATTCCCAGGCCGGAGACCTTGTTTAGCTGGCGTTTGCTGCAGGCACCACGGACGCGTCCGGCCGACGTTTTCCGCGACTATCCGACACCCAAGCCGTATTAA